In Ectothiorhodospiraceae bacterium 2226, a single window of DNA contains:
- a CDS encoding efflux RND transporter periplasmic adaptor subunit has product MSSSDWFAVPRWRRLALMAALLVLLVIWLASGVLTRQAPQPPEARAPLATLVAVETQEARPVQRRLTLQGDVEPDQVVRVRARTAGPVERWEARLGELVGAGDLLAHVAVDEREAQLRQAEAALRSAQSEYRAAQQLLAEGFVAEGELERREADLEGARAQVEAMRQEVEHTRVRAPIEGVLNARLAEVGDFVAVGGEVAEVVDNDPLVAVVRVPQHAVHRLRAGAAAEVRFVGGGTAEGTLRFVAVRADPATRTFRAEVEIPNPERALPSGISAEVTLLTGEAEAHKVSPAILSLDDAGRVGVRTVDEGQRVRFYPVEIVRAEVDGVWVSGLPRTAHIITVGHGFVSDGEQVRVEPQHAEAGAS; this is encoded by the coding sequence ATGAGTTCGAGCGATTGGTTCGCCGTGCCGCGCTGGCGCCGCCTTGCGCTGATGGCGGCGCTCCTGGTGCTGCTGGTGATCTGGCTTGCAAGCGGGGTGCTCACGCGCCAGGCACCGCAGCCGCCCGAGGCGCGTGCGCCCCTTGCCACGCTGGTGGCGGTGGAGACCCAGGAGGCGCGGCCGGTGCAACGGCGCTTGACCCTGCAGGGCGACGTGGAGCCCGATCAGGTGGTGCGGGTGCGCGCCCGCACCGCCGGGCCGGTGGAGCGCTGGGAGGCGCGCCTCGGCGAGCTGGTCGGGGCCGGCGATCTGCTCGCGCACGTGGCCGTGGACGAGCGCGAGGCGCAGCTGCGCCAGGCCGAAGCGGCGCTGCGGTCGGCGCAGTCGGAGTATCGGGCCGCGCAGCAGTTGCTGGCCGAGGGCTTCGTGGCGGAAGGTGAACTCGAGCGCCGCGAGGCCGACTTGGAGGGCGCCCGCGCCCAAGTCGAGGCCATGCGCCAGGAGGTCGAGCACACGCGCGTGCGCGCCCCCATCGAGGGGGTGCTGAATGCGCGTTTGGCGGAGGTGGGGGACTTCGTGGCGGTGGGCGGGGAGGTCGCGGAGGTGGTCGACAACGATCCCTTGGTGGCTGTGGTGCGCGTGCCGCAGCACGCCGTGCACCGCCTGCGCGCGGGTGCGGCGGCCGAGGTGCGCTTTGTGGGCGGCGGTACCGCCGAGGGCACGTTGCGCTTTGTGGCGGTCCGCGCCGACCCGGCCACGCGCACCTTCCGGGCCGAGGTCGAGATACCCAACCCGGAGCGTGCGCTGCCCTCCGGCATCAGCGCCGAGGTGACGCTGCTCACCGGCGAGGCCGAGGCCCACAAGGTCTCGCCCGCCATCCTCTCGCTGGACGACGCCGGTCGCGTGGGGGTGCGCACGGTGGATGAGGGGCAGCGCGTGCGGTTCTACCCCGTCGAGATCGTGCGTGCCGAGGTCGACGGGGTGTGGGTCAGCGGCCTGCCGCGCACCGCGCACATCATCACGGTGGGACACGGCTTCGTGAGCGATGGGGAGCAGGTGCGCGTCGAACCGCAGCACGCGGAGGCCGGCGCGTCATGA
- a CDS encoding efflux RND transporter permease subunit, producing the protein MNALIAAVAARGRSVLIVFLLLVLAGAYAYSVIPKEAAPDIDIPIFFINVVQQGLSPADAERLLVRPLERVLQPLAGLRDITAYAGEGFGLVQLEFDPQRDNRTALEDVRAEVDQVLAELPPGAERPHITEVDLTLFPVLSVILSGPTGERVLQRIARQLEDRLEALPGVLEVDIGGEREHLMEILADPMVMVSYGIGFDELAQAVRRNNQLVAAGAADTGTGRVAIRIPELIEGAAEVLDTVVRESDGAVVRVRDIAEVRETFEDPQGFARVDGQPAIALEVRKQVEANVIDLVQQVRATVDEAARDWPAGLQVTFLQDQAEAVQRQIGDMENAVVVAVILVMLVALAALSVRASLLVALAVLGSFLTSILLVSLLGFTLNIVVMFGFILVIGLLVDGAVVVVELADRYLAAGVGGRQAYVRAAQRMAWPITTGAATTVAAFVPMLLWPGVAGQFMLYIPATVIVTLVVALLMALLVIPTLGTLLPRGRRADPEQQAVARALEEGHLERVGRFTRGYVAVLRPAVAHPLLTVGAALVLMMALYTAYAALGRGVEFFPRVDPDFLQMQVQARGNLSVREADALVQQVERRVLGVEGVRAVYARTHGEVLQRVQANVAQDVVGVLQLELHHWRVRPPGTDIVAELRRLTADIPGVRVQVREQQGGPQRGKPIVVQLSGADDAAREQAVRHVRALMAGLGGFIDVEDDRPLPGVDVRVVVDREAAARHGADIAVLGQAVQMITRGVPLDVYRPAHTDEEVDIRLRYPPHQRSLHQLAQLQVPTARGLVPAAHFIEFQPVPAQTLIQRLDGTRANTVEADAAPDELPADLIDRLRRALAQEPVPEGVHVAFRGQAEDQAEVGAFLPLAALTALFLMVLILVTQFNSVFQALLVLSAIVFSTAGVLLGLLLRGEPFGLIMSGIGVLALAGIVVNNNIVLLDTYNALRGEGLAAAHAAVRAGAQRLRPVLLTSATTAAGLMPMVLGLTVDIPGRDIYFGAPSTQYWMQLATAVVGGLVLAAPLTLLVTPAAVSGWDRWRERRRAAA; encoded by the coding sequence ATGAACGCGCTGATTGCCGCGGTCGCGGCACGCGGCCGCTCGGTGCTAATCGTGTTCCTGTTGTTGGTGCTCGCCGGGGCCTACGCCTACAGCGTCATCCCCAAGGAAGCCGCGCCCGACATCGATATCCCCATTTTCTTCATCAACGTCGTGCAGCAGGGCCTCTCGCCCGCCGACGCCGAGCGTTTGCTGGTGCGCCCGCTGGAGCGGGTGCTGCAACCGCTGGCGGGGCTGCGCGACATCACGGCCTACGCGGGCGAAGGCTTCGGCCTGGTGCAGCTGGAGTTCGATCCGCAGCGCGACAACCGCACGGCGCTGGAGGATGTGCGCGCAGAGGTCGACCAGGTACTGGCCGAGCTGCCGCCGGGCGCGGAGCGGCCGCACATCACGGAGGTGGACCTCACCCTGTTCCCGGTGCTCAGCGTGATCCTCTCCGGCCCCACGGGCGAGCGCGTCTTGCAGCGCATCGCGCGCCAGTTGGAGGATCGCCTGGAGGCCTTGCCCGGGGTGCTGGAGGTGGACATCGGCGGCGAGCGCGAGCACCTGATGGAGATACTCGCCGATCCCATGGTGATGGTGTCCTACGGTATCGGCTTCGACGAGTTGGCACAGGCGGTGCGGCGTAACAATCAGCTCGTTGCGGCCGGCGCGGCCGACACGGGCACGGGGCGCGTCGCCATCCGCATACCCGAGCTTATCGAAGGTGCCGCCGAGGTGCTCGACACTGTGGTGCGGGAGAGCGACGGCGCTGTGGTGCGCGTGCGCGATATTGCCGAGGTGCGCGAGACCTTCGAGGATCCGCAGGGCTTTGCGCGCGTGGACGGTCAGCCCGCCATCGCGCTCGAGGTCCGCAAGCAGGTCGAGGCCAACGTGATCGATCTGGTGCAGCAGGTGCGCGCCACTGTGGACGAGGCCGCGCGGGACTGGCCGGCGGGGTTGCAGGTCACCTTTCTGCAGGATCAGGCCGAAGCCGTGCAGCGCCAGATCGGCGACATGGAGAACGCGGTGGTGGTTGCGGTGATCCTGGTCATGTTGGTCGCCTTGGCCGCGCTCAGCGTGCGCGCGTCGCTGCTGGTGGCGCTGGCGGTACTGGGCTCCTTCCTCACGAGCATCCTGCTGGTTTCGCTGTTGGGCTTTACGCTCAACATCGTGGTGATGTTCGGCTTCATCCTGGTGATCGGGCTGTTGGTGGATGGCGCCGTCGTCGTGGTCGAGCTCGCGGACCGCTACCTCGCCGCCGGCGTCGGTGGCAGGCAGGCCTACGTACGTGCCGCGCAGCGCATGGCGTGGCCCATCACCACCGGCGCGGCCACCACCGTCGCCGCGTTCGTGCCCATGCTGCTGTGGCCGGGCGTGGCGGGGCAGTTCATGCTGTATATCCCCGCCACGGTCATCGTCACGCTCGTCGTCGCACTGCTCATGGCGCTGCTGGTGATCCCCACCCTGGGTACCTTGTTGCCGCGTGGTCGTCGCGCCGACCCAGAGCAGCAAGCGGTCGCGCGAGCGCTGGAGGAGGGGCACTTGGAGCGCGTGGGGCGGTTCACGCGCGGCTACGTGGCCGTACTGCGTCCGGCGGTGGCGCATCCGCTGCTCACGGTGGGAGCGGCTCTGGTGCTGATGATGGCTTTGTACACGGCCTATGCGGCGTTGGGGCGCGGGGTGGAGTTTTTTCCGCGCGTCGACCCGGACTTCCTGCAGATGCAGGTACAGGCGCGCGGCAATCTCTCGGTGCGCGAGGCCGACGCCTTGGTGCAGCAGGTGGAGCGGCGTGTGCTCGGCGTCGAGGGGGTGCGGGCGGTCTATGCGCGCACCCATGGCGAGGTGCTGCAGCGCGTGCAGGCCAATGTGGCGCAGGACGTGGTGGGCGTGTTGCAGCTGGAGCTGCACCATTGGCGCGTGCGGCCGCCGGGGACGGACATCGTCGCGGAGCTGCGGCGCCTGACCGCGGATATCCCCGGAGTGCGCGTGCAGGTGCGCGAGCAGCAGGGCGGGCCGCAGAGAGGCAAACCCATCGTGGTGCAACTCAGCGGCGCGGACGACGCCGCGCGGGAGCAGGCGGTGCGCCACGTACGCGCGCTCATGGCCGGGCTCGGCGGCTTCATCGACGTGGAGGACGACCGTCCGCTGCCTGGCGTGGACGTGCGCGTGGTGGTCGACCGCGAGGCCGCCGCACGCCATGGCGCGGACATCGCGGTGCTGGGTCAGGCGGTGCAGATGATCACGCGCGGGGTGCCGCTGGACGTATACCGGCCCGCGCACACGGACGAGGAAGTCGACATCCGTCTGCGCTACCCGCCGCATCAGCGCAGCCTGCACCAGCTCGCGCAGCTCCAGGTGCCGACCGCGCGCGGCTTGGTGCCGGCCGCGCACTTCATCGAGTTTCAGCCGGTGCCGGCGCAGACGCTCATCCAGCGCTTGGACGGCACACGCGCCAACACGGTGGAGGCGGACGCGGCGCCGGACGAGCTGCCCGCCGACCTGATCGATCGACTGCGCCGCGCCCTGGCGCAGGAGCCGGTGCCGGAGGGCGTGCACGTCGCCTTTCGCGGCCAAGCGGAGGACCAGGCCGAGGTGGGCGCATTTCTGCCGCTCGCGGCGCTCACGGCCTTGTTCCTGATGGTGTTGATCCTGGTCACGCAGTTCAACAGCGTGTTTCAGGCGTTGTTGGTGCTCTCGGCCATCGTGTTCTCCACCGCCGGGGTCCTGCTGGGGCTGCTGCTGCGCGGCGAGCCGTTCGGCTTGATCATGAGCGGCATCGGCGTGCTGGCGCTGGCCGGCATCGTGGTGAACAACAACATCGTGCTGCTCGATACCTACAACGCCTTGCGCGGCGAGGGTCTGGCCGCCGCGCACGCGGCGGTGCGCGCGGGCGCGCAGCGCCTGCGTCCCGTGTTGCTCACCTCCGCGACCACCGCGGCGGGGCTGATGCCCATGGTGCTGGGGCTGACGGTGGACATCCCG